A stretch of Xenopus laevis strain J_2021 chromosome 8S, Xenopus_laevis_v10.1, whole genome shotgun sequence DNA encodes these proteins:
- the LOC121397630 gene encoding uncharacterized protein LOC121397630, translating to MSKRIQVCRLTGMATGSTPFTCSSSTFAYSEQDIAKILEGVGGDDFPSSGVPPLDDCCKQLLFKQKKELNIHMHITALAQYVKSKRIPRGLRLSIQPNLCTEDPVLIQRWQEICNKCSIDLMVLTIERLQEKASSVGLEVSALKEQVIAAKGSAQADAVFSEQGELLRKHREAVSARKARKYERDALDYVHNKVYTWQEDRSIQRTMGENRGRFRRQQCWQYRSHYNGRRSPRDSSTDSMGGFSSGSEFNRSGDTAIAQPEQYSQHFYRASQQTIPAPFLDQRTQKKNPRFPIPREAYPQRNKAKR from the coding sequence ATGTCCAAAAGGATTCAAGTTTGTAGATTAACAGGTATGGCTACCGGATCTACTCCCTTTACCTGCAGCTCATCTACTTTCGCTTATAGTGAACAAGATATTGCAAAAATACTAGAAGGGGTTGGTGGAGATGATTTTCCCTCTAGTGGGGTTCCCCCCTTAGATGATTGCTGCAAGCAACtgttatttaaacagaaaaaggaattgaACATTCATATGCATATCACAGCATTAGCCCAGTATGTGAAGTCTAAACGTATACCACGTGGACTAAGATTATCCATACAACCCAACCTCTGCACTGAGGACCCTGTTTTAATCCAGCGATGGCAGGAGATCTGCAACAAATGCAGCATCGACTTAATGGTACTTACCATTGAGAGACTCCAGGAGAAAGCTTCGTCTGTTGGCCTGGAGGTGTCCGCTCTAAAAGAGCAAGTTATAGCTGCTAAGGGATCTGCACAGGCCGATGCTGTCTTCAGTGAGCAGGGAGAGCTGCTCAGGAAACACCGAGAGGCGGTGTCAGCGCGGAAGGCGCGTAAGTATGAAAGAGACGCGCTGGACTATGTGCATAATAAAGTATATACCTGGCAGGAAGATCGAAGCATACAGCGTACGATGGGGGAGAACCGCGGGCGATTCCGCCGCCAACAATGCTGGCAATATCGCAGCCATTACAATGGGAGAAGGAGCCCGCGTGACTCGTCCACAGATTCTATGGGAGGCTTCTCTTCAGGCTCTGAATTTAATAGGAGCGGTGATACAGCTATAGCACAGCCAGAGCAATATAGTCAACACTTCTATCGAGCATCACAACAAACCATTCCTGCTCCTTTTTTAGATCAACGTACCCAAAAGAAAAATCCACGTTTTCCAATACCACGGGAGGCATATCCCCAACGGAACAAAGCGAAGAGGTAA
- the rnf5.S gene encoding E3 ubiquitin-protein ligase RNF5 has protein sequence MFASNTLCNLSRDASLVALLGSGRSVAMAAAAGSPGAAYECNICLETAREPVVSVCGHLYCWPCLHQWLETRPERQECPVCKAGVSREKVIPIYGRGDSNQKDPRLKTPPRPQGQRPEPENRAGGGVPGFTDTGFHMSFGIGAFPFGFFTTVFNTNDLHSAPRADTGLPQSRFFGFPDSLFLIIAAFFFLWLISV, from the exons ATGTTTGCGTCCAATACGCTCTGTAACCTTTCCCGTGACGCTTCGCTAGTTGCACTGCTAGGTTCCGGTCGATCGGTTGCCATGGCGGCGGCTGCTGGCAGCCCCGGTGCGGCTTATGAGTGTAATATCTGCCTGGAAACAGCGCGGGAACCTGTTGTCAGTGTGTGTGGGCACCTGTATTG cTGGCCTTGTCTGCATCAg TGGTTGGAGACCCGACCAGAGCGCCAGGAATGTCCTGTTTGTAAGGCTGGAGTAAGCAGAGAAAAGGTTATTCCTATATATGGCAGAGGAGACAGTAACCAGAAGGACCCAAG ATTGAAGACTCCTCCCAGACCCCAGGGACAGAGGCCAGAGCCAGAGAACAGAGCAGGAGGC GGAGTTCCAGGATTTACAGACACAGGATTCCACATGTCTTTTGGCATTGGAGCTTTCCCTTTTGGCTTTTTTACCACAGTCTTCAACACTAATGATCTTCACTCTGCTCCACGTGCAg ATACGGGGCTTCCACAGAGCAGATTTTTCGGATTTCCAGACTCGCTCTTCCTCATCATTGCCGCCTTCTTTTTTCTCTGGTTGATCAGTGTGTGA